A stretch of Thermomicrobium roseum DSM 5159 DNA encodes these proteins:
- a CDS encoding HD domain-containing protein, giving the protein MAESPDWLRFFSLIGRLKTLRRQGWIDRGVHEPESVADHSFRLALMAWVLAQVRPDLNAERAAVIALVHDVAEAIAGDWTPFDAALRAGADRQRLFRQRPRYDPEAEAQKAAAERAALQELAELLPASVGQRLLQTWEEYETGHSAEGRFVRQLDKIETVWQALEYRARQPELIVDSFVLGALEEVTDPALRDLLVAALAAAGWSVSEGA; this is encoded by the coding sequence GTGGCCGAGTCACCGGACTGGCTTCGCTTTTTCTCGTTGATCGGCCGCCTGAAGACGCTCCGCCGGCAAGGTTGGATCGATCGTGGTGTGCACGAGCCGGAGTCGGTCGCGGACCACAGCTTCCGGCTGGCGCTCATGGCGTGGGTGCTGGCACAGGTGCGTCCCGACTTGAATGCCGAGCGTGCGGCGGTCATCGCGCTCGTCCACGATGTCGCGGAGGCGATCGCTGGTGACTGGACGCCCTTCGATGCAGCGTTGCGCGCGGGGGCCGACCGTCAGCGACTCTTCCGGCAGCGACCACGTTACGATCCGGAGGCAGAAGCGCAGAAGGCGGCAGCCGAGCGTGCGGCGCTCCAGGAGTTGGCGGAGTTGCTCCCAGCGTCGGTCGGGCAGCGCTTGCTCCAGACGTGGGAAGAGTACGAGACGGGTCATTCCGCCGAAGGGCGCTTCGTGCGTCAGCTGGACAAGATCGAGACCGTCTGGCAAGCGCTCGAGTATCGGGCACGGCAACCTGAGCTGATCGTCGACTCGTTCGTCCTCGGGGCACTCGAGGAGGTGACCGATCCGGCCCTGCGCGACCTCCTGGTGGCAGCCCTCGCCGCAGCAGGTTGGAGCGTGTCCGAAGGGGCCTGA
- a CDS encoding DUF84 family protein, whose amino-acid sequence MHTPSPSIRLALGSKQPAKRAAVQEIAPLFWSRWELHCLSVPSGVRAQPLSDEETVAGALARARVVRDSADADYGIGLESGVAAGPLGRLYAVSWAVVVDRDGCVGIGGAERFALPPAVAERVLHGEELASALRALGMTSMPSEGGTVALLTGGRRQRRELFAIALLHALCDLERQRGRPLQFARSSVAPGGT is encoded by the coding sequence ATGCACACGCCGTCGCCCTCTATCCGGTTAGCACTCGGCTCGAAGCAACCCGCGAAACGCGCAGCGGTTCAGGAGATCGCACCCCTTTTCTGGTCGCGTTGGGAGTTGCACTGCCTCAGCGTGCCGAGCGGTGTGCGGGCCCAACCGCTCAGCGACGAGGAGACGGTGGCTGGAGCGCTCGCGCGCGCACGAGTCGTTCGCGACAGCGCAGATGCCGACTACGGCATCGGGCTCGAATCGGGTGTGGCCGCTGGCCCGCTGGGGCGCCTCTACGCCGTCAGTTGGGCAGTCGTCGTCGACCGCGACGGCTGCGTGGGCATCGGGGGCGCGGAGCGATTCGCTCTTCCACCGGCGGTCGCCGAGCGCGTGCTGCATGGGGAAGAACTCGCCAGCGCCCTCCGCGCGCTCGGTATGACCTCGATGCCCAGTGAAGGTGGCACTGTCGCCCTCCTTACCGGAGGGCGACGCCAGCGCCGGGAACTCTTCGCCATCGCCCTCTTGCACGCACTCTGCGATCTCGAGCGCCAGCGTGGTCGTCCGCTTCAGTTCGCTCGCTCGAGCGTCGCTCCTGGTGGCACATGA
- a CDS encoding ABC transporter permease has product MSWQRVLAISLRIIRQIRRDRRSLALIFLAPLVILALLGYVYRGSARTPSIALSPPDTPGGEAIARELATFPVRVEPMAPDEAIARVRAGRIAGAVFLESSAQGPTARLVLDGSQPGQARQVSAIVSQALVQAALRATGGGSSQLHLRIDYVTGSPVFDELDTFAPVFIGFFAFFFVFLLTSVSFLRERLHGSIERLIVSPLDRAEIVLGYMLGFAFYALIQSILTVLFTVYVLRVHTVGALWLVIVLTVLLTLGAVNLGIFLSTFARTELQVVQFIPLVISLQGLLSGIIWPVTSLPRPLQWVARVLPLTWANDALRSVMLRGHGLDDLLPHLAFLTGFALLMLVLAMTTLRREVA; this is encoded by the coding sequence ATGAGCTGGCAGCGCGTCCTGGCCATCTCGCTCCGCATCATCCGGCAGATTCGTCGCGACCGCCGCTCACTCGCACTCATCTTCCTCGCCCCGCTCGTCATTCTCGCGCTCCTCGGCTACGTCTACCGTGGCAGCGCTCGAACTCCCTCGATCGCGCTGAGCCCGCCGGACACACCGGGAGGAGAGGCGATCGCTCGCGAACTCGCCACTTTCCCCGTGCGTGTCGAACCGATGGCACCCGATGAGGCGATCGCCCGCGTCCGCGCTGGCCGGATCGCTGGTGCCGTCTTTCTCGAGTCGAGTGCTCAAGGGCCGACCGCGCGTCTCGTCCTCGATGGTTCCCAACCCGGACAAGCGCGCCAAGTGAGTGCGATCGTCAGCCAAGCACTCGTGCAGGCAGCGCTGCGGGCGACTGGCGGTGGGAGTAGCCAGCTCCATCTCCGCATCGACTACGTGACCGGGAGTCCCGTTTTCGACGAGCTCGACACGTTCGCGCCGGTCTTCATCGGCTTTTTCGCCTTTTTCTTCGTTTTCCTGCTCACGTCGGTCTCCTTCCTCCGCGAACGTCTACACGGAAGCATCGAGCGACTCATCGTCTCCCCGCTCGACCGCGCGGAGATCGTGCTCGGCTACATGCTCGGGTTCGCCTTTTACGCACTCATCCAGTCGATCCTGACCGTTCTCTTCACGGTGTACGTCTTGCGTGTCCACACCGTCGGCGCGCTCTGGCTGGTCATCGTTCTGACCGTGCTCCTCACGCTCGGTGCGGTCAATCTCGGTATCTTCCTCTCGACCTTCGCTCGCACGGAGCTTCAGGTCGTCCAGTTCATCCCGCTCGTCATCTCGCTGCAGGGGCTCCTGTCCGGGATCATCTGGCCCGTTACCAGCTTGCCGCGTCCACTCCAGTGGGTAGCTCGCGTGCTCCCGCTCACTTGGGCAAACGATGCCCTACGCTCTGTCATGCTGCGCGGACACGGGCTCGACGATCTTCTCCCTCACCTCGCCTTCCTCACCGGTTTCGCCCTTCTGATGCTCGTTCTGGCCATGACCACGCTGCGACGCGAGGTCGCCTGA
- a CDS encoding potassium transporter TrkG: protein MRRPGDRIVRREPLPSEVIRLRLVPRRRITLPLLVVLWLILGGAVMIGMLLLRWPATWQHAEGPSWWEAFFTALSATCTAGFAPLDVATTWNRWGQLVILLLVEAGGLAYVAIAVLLLSGIVRRTTVYEAHHVLGMRLGEEQLGELWPLVRRLLVATLLVQFGGMLLLLPASWREHQDGASALWWAMATAVTAFHNAGFDFEPGYRGLAAYQRDWGVVLPVAMLVLIGSIGFPTLSDLVTRRSWRRLYPDTRLVLVTTALLLSIGTLGIWFLERSNAATLAGVPWYQQLLDAFSVAVSRTGGPRVIDTRMLGEETSFLLGGLTFIGGASGSVAGGVKVQTFSLLLLAILATIRGSQRVVAFSREVPDRQVFRALSIAVFALSVTFAGTVWLAFLVPYTLPVIWLLVVQAFSLAGAESELLAALGTPGQLVLAFLIVLGRFGPLGLALIFATQVPRETVHYARETVRLG from the coding sequence GTGCGGCGTCCCGGAGATCGCATTGTCCGCCGCGAACCGTTGCCGAGCGAAGTGATCCGGCTCCGTCTCGTGCCGCGTCGCCGGATCACGCTTCCCCTGCTCGTGGTCCTGTGGCTCATCCTGGGTGGAGCAGTGATGATCGGTATGCTGCTGCTGCGCTGGCCGGCGACCTGGCAGCATGCCGAGGGACCATCGTGGTGGGAAGCGTTTTTCACTGCCCTGTCCGCGACGTGTACGGCTGGCTTTGCTCCCCTGGATGTGGCGACGACCTGGAACCGCTGGGGCCAGCTGGTGATCCTGCTGCTCGTCGAGGCTGGCGGCTTGGCCTATGTCGCGATAGCGGTCCTCCTGCTGTCAGGGATCGTGCGGCGCACGACCGTCTACGAAGCGCACCACGTACTCGGAATGCGGCTCGGGGAGGAGCAGCTCGGTGAACTCTGGCCGCTCGTCCGTCGCCTGCTGGTCGCGACACTCCTCGTCCAGTTCGGTGGCATGCTGCTCCTCTTGCCAGCGAGCTGGCGGGAACACCAAGACGGTGCTTCTGCGCTGTGGTGGGCCATGGCGACGGCAGTCACGGCTTTTCACAACGCTGGTTTCGATTTCGAGCCGGGCTACCGCGGATTGGCCGCGTATCAGCGTGACTGGGGGGTAGTGCTTCCGGTCGCCATGCTGGTGCTCATCGGATCGATCGGCTTTCCGACGCTCTCGGATCTCGTAACGCGGCGCTCCTGGCGCCGGCTCTATCCAGATACGCGACTCGTGCTGGTGACGACCGCGCTTCTGCTTTCGATCGGGACACTGGGGATCTGGTTTCTGGAGCGCTCGAATGCGGCGACACTAGCCGGTGTACCGTGGTATCAACAACTGCTCGACGCCTTTTCGGTGGCGGTGAGCCGGACCGGTGGCCCACGGGTGATCGATACGCGGATGCTGGGAGAAGAGACGTCGTTCTTACTCGGGGGGCTGACATTCATCGGTGGGGCGAGCGGCTCAGTCGCTGGCGGCGTGAAAGTCCAAACGTTCAGCTTGCTCCTCTTGGCGATTCTGGCGACGATCCGTGGCAGCCAACGAGTCGTCGCTTTTAGCCGCGAGGTGCCGGATCGCCAGGTCTTCCGTGCCCTGTCCATCGCGGTGTTCGCGCTCTCGGTGACGTTCGCTGGGACAGTCTGGCTCGCCTTTCTCGTTCCCTACACATTGCCGGTGATCTGGCTGTTGGTCGTCCAGGCTTTCAGCTTGGCGGGCGCCGAAAGCGAACTCCTGGCTGCACTGGGAACGCCCGGTCAGCTCGTGCTGGCGTTCCTGATCGTCCTGGGACGCTTCGGCCCGCTCGGGTTGGCGCTGATCTTCGCGACGCAGGTTCCGCGGGAAACGGTGCATTACGCTCGAGAAACGGTGCGACTGGGCTAG
- a CDS encoding nuclear transport factor 2 family protein, with protein sequence MQQPGRTIVGVALALLVLVVATTVLVLLVERRGPPQYPPDSPEAAVMTYIEALRRNDPEQVLASLSSGARRVLEQRERIEPYYDFKAELRGASENLRTARVRIDGVEIRGERAVVTLSIERTSAGLEPGFPFPIVDGGSYSYQRTLVLVREDGTWKIDELTFYL encoded by the coding sequence GTGCAGCAGCCCGGACGGACGATCGTCGGCGTTGCGCTCGCCCTGCTCGTGCTCGTCGTTGCGACGACGGTCCTCGTGCTGCTCGTCGAGCGCCGAGGCCCCCCACAGTATCCGCCGGACTCACCGGAAGCAGCGGTCATGACGTACATCGAAGCGCTGCGTCGCAATGACCCAGAGCAAGTACTCGCTTCGCTTTCCAGCGGAGCCCGACGCGTCCTGGAGCAGCGCGAACGGATCGAACCCTACTACGATTTCAAAGCCGAACTCCGTGGTGCGAGCGAAAACTTGCGGACGGCTCGCGTGCGGATCGACGGAGTCGAGATTCGCGGCGAGCGGGCGGTGGTGACGCTGTCGATCGAGCGGACTAGTGCAGGACTCGAGCCGGGCTTCCCGTTTCCCATCGTCGACGGTGGTTCCTACTCCTATCAGCGGACACTCGTTCTGGTCCGCGAGGACGGGACGTGGAAAATCGACGAACTCACTTTCTACCTGTGA
- a CDS encoding DUF5671 domain-containing protein, which yields MAIARRLYLYGIAAIALAVWAVGAVRLLRELGMALWELLGRPAVTGDPEAFRARLSLSVALLLVGFPIWAVHWWLVERAVRMDAAEQRSAVRAAFLAAVLAATFGFWLASVVELVRLALLWLFGVSEPGVMSVPRVLDELAVLAVAGTLWLGHARLARKEQRDPQRRELADWLPRLYGYGAAATGLVVLVVATANLLRIGLDAVLLPDAVTGTLRFALASAIGLLVGGILAWSVHWAEALSLVSASSPVAERELRSLVRWTYLGFIVFVSFLAVLVACAAVLDDVLAWMLGIPDGESRQRVRQLLDPVTWLLPAAFSWFYHRRVMQQEAAVLAGHPSAGPDWARGVSRFLVYLSAFASLALAVLGLGGLVGLLLQALIAAVTTVPLGTWRPDLAFQLPPAVVGGVAWLVLWRDVLERSLREPESERTSLSRRVYLYGALGSSVLVILGTAGFVLYQLISAVLGIREAATALSEAAPAFGFTLVALGVLVYHGAVLRADTRAAAPRPASMAVRLILRLPPESDVDAVIRELADHVPPGATLERAN from the coding sequence ATGGCGATCGCTCGCCGGTTGTATCTCTACGGTATCGCCGCCATTGCGCTCGCCGTCTGGGCGGTCGGCGCGGTGCGCCTCCTGCGGGAACTGGGCATGGCGCTGTGGGAACTGCTGGGGCGACCGGCGGTGACCGGGGATCCAGAGGCGTTCCGCGCTCGACTGAGTCTCAGCGTCGCGCTCCTGCTCGTCGGTTTTCCCATCTGGGCTGTGCACTGGTGGTTGGTCGAGCGTGCTGTGAGGATGGATGCGGCCGAACAACGATCCGCGGTTCGTGCCGCGTTTCTCGCTGCTGTTCTGGCGGCGACGTTCGGTTTTTGGCTGGCAAGCGTGGTGGAGCTCGTTCGCCTGGCGCTCCTCTGGCTGTTTGGTGTCTCCGAACCAGGCGTCATGAGCGTTCCCCGTGTGCTGGACGAGCTGGCGGTCTTGGCCGTGGCCGGGACCCTCTGGCTGGGACACGCGCGACTCGCCCGGAAAGAACAGCGCGATCCGCAGAGAAGGGAACTGGCAGATTGGTTACCGCGCCTGTACGGGTACGGTGCAGCGGCGACTGGGCTCGTCGTGCTCGTCGTCGCGACCGCGAATCTCTTGCGCATCGGACTCGATGCCGTGCTGCTTCCCGACGCGGTTACCGGCACGCTCCGCTTTGCACTGGCGAGTGCGATCGGCCTGCTGGTTGGGGGTATTCTCGCTTGGAGCGTCCACTGGGCCGAAGCGCTCAGTCTGGTGTCGGCCTCGTCTCCAGTGGCCGAGCGCGAGCTCCGCTCGCTCGTCCGCTGGACGTATCTTGGATTCATCGTGTTCGTGAGCTTTTTGGCTGTACTGGTCGCCTGTGCAGCTGTGCTGGACGATGTTCTAGCCTGGATGCTGGGAATCCCGGATGGAGAAAGCCGTCAACGTGTGCGTCAGCTGCTCGATCCGGTGACGTGGCTGCTGCCGGCTGCCTTCTCGTGGTTCTATCACCGGCGCGTCATGCAACAGGAAGCTGCGGTTCTGGCGGGGCATCCGAGCGCTGGACCGGACTGGGCACGCGGCGTTTCCCGCTTTCTAGTCTACCTTTCTGCCTTCGCCAGTCTTGCCCTGGCTGTGCTCGGGCTCGGCGGGTTGGTCGGGCTGCTTCTCCAGGCGCTCATCGCTGCCGTGACGACCGTACCGTTGGGAACCTGGCGTCCCGACTTGGCATTTCAACTGCCACCGGCAGTGGTCGGTGGCGTCGCCTGGCTGGTGCTCTGGCGGGACGTGCTGGAGCGTTCGCTGCGGGAACCGGAGTCGGAGCGCACTAGCCTGAGTCGGCGAGTTTACCTTTACGGCGCGCTCGGCTCGAGCGTTTTGGTGATCCTGGGTACAGCCGGTTTCGTGCTCTACCAACTCATCAGTGCCGTGCTCGGTATCCGAGAAGCAGCCACTGCCCTCTCGGAGGCTGCACCGGCTTTCGGTTTCACGCTGGTCGCGCTCGGAGTACTTGTCTACCATGGAGCAGTGTTGCGAGCGGACACGCGCGCAGCGGCTCCTCGGCCAGCGAGCATGGCTGTTCGGCTCATCCTGCGTCTCCCGCCGGAAAGCGACGTGGATGCGGTGATCCGTGAATTAGCCGATCATGTGCCACCAGGAGCGACGCTCGAGCGAGCGAACTGA
- a CDS encoding fumarylacetoacetate hydrolase family protein, which yields MKLARILVDGTPTAVVVEDGVAYEAHGDWFVGEPRRGRELGLFEAFTVLPPVERPSKIVAVGLNYAAHVTENDPSRKIPDEPVLFLKPPSALLGHGGTILLPPGNRIDYEAELCLVIGRREQRVPEPSALDYVLGYTCGNDVSHRDLQYKDGQWVRGKGFDTFCPLGPWIETELDPSDLAIVSRLNGEPRQNSRTSQMLFPPAFLVSFISQVMTLEPGDVIMTGTPYGVGPMVPGDVIEVEIEGIGVLRNLVGAREDRR from the coding sequence ATGAAGTTGGCGCGGATTCTCGTCGATGGGACGCCGACTGCAGTGGTCGTCGAGGACGGAGTGGCCTACGAGGCACACGGTGACTGGTTCGTTGGCGAGCCACGCCGTGGACGAGAACTCGGGCTCTTCGAAGCGTTCACGGTGCTCCCACCGGTCGAGCGGCCGAGCAAGATCGTCGCGGTGGGGCTGAATTATGCGGCGCACGTGACCGAGAACGACCCCAGCCGAAAGATCCCAGACGAGCCGGTGCTGTTCCTCAAGCCACCCAGTGCCTTGCTCGGCCACGGCGGAACGATTCTCCTTCCACCAGGGAACCGGATCGACTACGAGGCAGAACTGTGCCTCGTCATCGGGCGGCGGGAGCAGCGCGTGCCGGAACCGTCCGCACTCGACTATGTACTCGGGTACACGTGCGGCAACGATGTGAGTCACCGTGACCTGCAATACAAGGACGGGCAATGGGTGCGGGGAAAGGGGTTCGACACGTTTTGCCCGCTCGGCCCGTGGATCGAAACGGAACTCGATCCCAGTGATCTCGCCATCGTCTCGCGTCTGAACGGAGAACCCCGCCAGAACAGCCGGACAAGCCAGATGCTCTTTCCCCCCGCCTTTCTCGTTTCCTTCATTTCACAGGTCATGACGCTCGAGCCGGGTGATGTGATCATGACGGGGACACCGTACGGGGTCGGTCCCATGGTTCCTGGCGACGTGATCGAGGTGGAGATCGAGGGGATCGGCGTGCTCCGGAACCTGGTTGGTGCGCGCGAAGACCGTCGTTGA
- a CDS encoding potassium channel family protein, with amino-acid sequence MRKQFMVLGVGRFGSAVAIELERLGHEVLAIDRSERAIEAVADYVTHAVTADVTDLEVLRTLGAQDFDAAVVAIGADERSSIMATVLLKKLGVRFVLAKAQNQLHGDILTMVGADRVVYPERETGIRVAHSLTMPLAKDYFDVGPGYGLAKVVVDQRMAGKTLAELDLRERFGVTPLFLRRGDRVIMNPHREERLQVGDELTIAGRDEQLQQVLLL; translated from the coding sequence ATGCGGAAACAGTTCATGGTCCTCGGTGTCGGTCGATTCGGCAGTGCCGTCGCGATCGAGCTCGAGCGACTCGGGCACGAGGTCTTGGCGATCGATCGATCCGAGCGGGCTATCGAGGCAGTAGCCGACTATGTGACGCACGCGGTCACGGCGGATGTCACCGATCTGGAGGTGCTCCGAACGCTCGGGGCGCAGGATTTCGACGCTGCCGTGGTCGCGATCGGGGCAGACGAGCGCTCGAGTATCATGGCGACGGTACTGCTCAAGAAGCTCGGCGTCCGCTTCGTCCTCGCCAAGGCGCAGAACCAGCTGCACGGCGATATTCTGACGATGGTCGGCGCCGACCGCGTGGTCTATCCGGAGCGCGAGACAGGCATTCGGGTCGCTCATAGTCTGACGATGCCGCTGGCGAAAGATTATTTCGACGTCGGACCAGGTTATGGTCTTGCCAAAGTAGTGGTCGATCAGCGGATGGCGGGCAAGACACTGGCAGAACTGGACCTGCGAGAGCGGTTCGGGGTCACGCCGCTTTTCCTCCGGCGCGGTGATCGCGTCATCATGAACCCTCACCGCGAGGAACGCTTGCAAGTCGGTGATGAGCTGACGATCGCTGGCCGAGACGAGCAGCTGCAGCAGGTGCTGCTGCTCTAG
- a CDS encoding hemolysin family protein, with amino-acid sequence MPLLGEFVIILALLALNGYLAAAEIAVVSVRRAHLHALAEEGDAAARLVLRLLEQPSRLLATIQVGVTLATFFTSAVGAVSLAEPLGTALARLPIGRDQAAAMALVMVTVSLSFTSIVLGELVPKTLAVQHAERLALLSARPLAWLARIAAPIVWLLSGATNVVLRVLGVRHPGRVPSVTREELLTLLDVAASEGAVSREEARLVEDAFEFGEITVRTVMIPRVDMVTVPADAPLEQAVEQFFRTGLSRLPVVGESPDDVRGILYVKDVFRIVWQQPEARTQPCHRFARPAVYVPEHTPARQALRLLRMRRTKIAIVVDEFGGVAGLVTLEDLLERIVGEIADEFDPDYEPLREIAPGVLEVDGRVSLDELLDRLELDEEELGAEFEAESVGGVITECLGRFPEVGDVVKLGSLELEVRSMEGRRVRLVRVTYRPESREETGLEN; translated from the coding sequence ATGCCGCTGCTGGGCGAGTTCGTGATCATCCTGGCGTTGCTGGCTCTGAACGGCTATCTCGCGGCAGCGGAGATCGCGGTCGTCTCGGTGCGCCGGGCTCATCTCCACGCCTTGGCCGAGGAGGGCGACGCTGCTGCTCGGCTCGTCTTGCGACTGCTCGAGCAGCCTTCCCGATTGCTCGCGACGATCCAGGTCGGTGTGACGCTGGCGACCTTCTTCACCTCAGCGGTCGGAGCTGTCTCGCTGGCCGAGCCACTGGGGACCGCGCTCGCGCGCCTGCCGATCGGCAGAGACCAGGCCGCGGCGATGGCGCTCGTCATGGTGACGGTCAGTCTCTCGTTTACCAGTATCGTGCTCGGTGAGCTGGTCCCCAAGACACTCGCAGTGCAGCACGCTGAACGGCTCGCGCTGCTCAGTGCGCGACCGCTGGCCTGGCTGGCTCGGATCGCGGCGCCGATCGTGTGGTTGCTTTCCGGCGCGACGAATGTCGTTCTGCGGGTACTGGGTGTCCGGCATCCTGGTCGGGTGCCGAGCGTGACGCGCGAAGAGCTCTTGACGCTCCTGGACGTGGCGGCGAGCGAAGGAGCGGTCAGTCGCGAGGAGGCTCGCCTCGTCGAGGACGCGTTCGAGTTCGGGGAAATTACCGTACGGACCGTCATGATTCCGCGCGTCGATATGGTCACTGTGCCCGCGGATGCTCCACTCGAGCAGGCGGTCGAGCAGTTCTTCCGGACCGGACTGTCGCGTCTACCGGTCGTCGGGGAATCGCCGGACGACGTCCGGGGTATCCTCTATGTCAAAGATGTGTTTCGCATCGTGTGGCAGCAGCCGGAAGCGAGGACGCAGCCCTGCCACCGCTTCGCGCGTCCGGCCGTCTATGTCCCTGAACATACGCCAGCCCGACAGGCGTTGCGCCTGCTCCGGATGCGTCGCACCAAGATCGCCATCGTGGTCGACGAGTTCGGTGGAGTCGCTGGCTTGGTCACGCTCGAGGATCTGCTCGAGCGGATTGTCGGCGAGATCGCGGACGAGTTCGATCCGGACTACGAACCATTGCGTGAGATCGCCCCGGGCGTGCTGGAAGTGGATGGGCGCGTCTCGTTGGACGAACTCCTGGATCGGCTGGAGTTGGACGAGGAAGAGCTCGGTGCCGAGTTCGAGGCGGAATCGGTGGGTGGGGTGATCACCGAGTGCTTGGGCCGCTTCCCAGAGGTCGGTGACGTCGTCAAACTCGGGTCGCTCGAGCTGGAAGTGCGCTCGATGGAGGGACGCCGGGTCCGACTGGTGCGGGTGACGTATCGACCAGAGTCGCGCGAAGAGACGGGGCTGGAGAACTGA
- a CDS encoding TrkH family potassium uptake protein, protein MDRVRHPSRPQEQVRRPGDRVVRRAVAPREAVRLPKPRQPRRPRPIAFRLVLGFAGLILTGTLLLSLPFAAADGQRAGVIDALFTATSAVCVTGLVVRDTATNWSGFGQAVILLLIQLGGFGFATSATLLLALLGVRPTLRDRLACGMSLGEAGPGGVVRLLRRLAGLTLAIEVAGAIALLPAALAATGSLGSGLWWAVFHSVSAFNNAGFDVVGGFRSLTPYQREPLVLVPVAILVILGGLSFAVISDVVRERRWGRLTLDSKLVLVTTASLLITGTLLFLAFEWSNPRTLGPLPWPDKVLNAFFHAVVPRTAGFNSLDVAHLNDESLFVTIGLMFVGGASGSFAGGIKVQSFAVLLLAVWAVLRGRPHVAAFGREVASEFVFRAMAIALLAVALVFLASFVISLIEPFGLLAIWFETTSAFGTVGLSTGITPQLHDASKVVLVATMFAGRLGPLTLALALAERARPEPIRYARTAIALG, encoded by the coding sequence ATGGACCGCGTGCGACACCCCAGTCGACCGCAGGAGCAGGTTCGCCGGCCGGGTGATCGGGTCGTGCGGCGTGCCGTCGCACCGCGTGAAGCGGTACGCTTGCCCAAACCACGGCAGCCACGACGGCCCCGGCCGATCGCGTTCCGGCTGGTTCTCGGCTTTGCCGGTTTGATTCTGACCGGAACGCTCCTTTTGAGTCTCCCCTTCGCTGCGGCTGACGGACAGCGCGCCGGAGTGATCGATGCGCTCTTCACGGCAACCTCAGCGGTTTGCGTGACAGGGCTCGTGGTCCGCGATACAGCGACGAACTGGAGCGGCTTCGGCCAGGCAGTCATTCTCCTGCTGATCCAGCTGGGAGGATTCGGCTTCGCAACGAGTGCGACGCTCCTGCTCGCTTTGCTCGGTGTTCGTCCGACGCTGCGTGATCGCTTGGCCTGCGGGATGAGTTTGGGCGAAGCGGGACCCGGCGGGGTGGTGCGGCTTTTGCGCCGTCTCGCCGGGCTGACGCTGGCGATCGAAGTAGCCGGTGCGATCGCGCTCTTGCCCGCTGCTTTGGCTGCCACCGGTTCTCTCGGGAGCGGCCTCTGGTGGGCGGTGTTTCACAGTGTCTCCGCGTTCAACAATGCGGGTTTCGACGTGGTGGGGGGCTTCCGCTCCCTCACGCCCTACCAGCGGGAACCGCTCGTGCTGGTACCGGTCGCGATCCTGGTGATCCTCGGGGGCCTGAGCTTCGCGGTGATTTCCGATGTCGTCCGCGAGCGTCGCTGGGGTCGCTTGACGCTGGACAGCAAGCTGGTCCTCGTGACGACAGCGAGCCTGCTCATCACCGGAACGCTCCTTTTCCTCGCGTTCGAGTGGAGTAACCCGCGTACCTTGGGACCACTTCCTTGGCCGGACAAGGTTCTGAACGCCTTCTTCCATGCGGTCGTGCCGCGCACCGCCGGCTTCAACTCGCTGGATGTCGCGCACCTGAACGATGAATCGCTTTTCGTGACGATCGGGCTGATGTTCGTCGGAGGAGCCAGTGGGTCGTTCGCGGGGGGCATCAAGGTGCAGAGTTTCGCGGTCCTGCTCCTCGCGGTGTGGGCGGTTCTCCGGGGCCGCCCGCACGTGGCTGCCTTCGGTCGGGAGGTCGCGAGCGAGTTCGTCTTCCGCGCGATGGCGATCGCCTTGCTCGCAGTGGCACTCGTGTTTTTGGCCAGTTTCGTGATCTCGCTGATCGAGCCGTTCGGGTTACTCGCGATCTGGTTCGAGACGACCTCGGCCTTTGGGACGGTCGGCTTGAGCACGGGGATCACGCCGCAGTTGCACGACGCGAGCAAGGTGGTGCTCGTCGCGACGATGTTCGCCGGGCGATTGGGGCCGCTCACGTTGGCGCTCGCCTTGGCGGAGCGGGCGCGGCCAGAGCCGATCCGCTATGCTCGGACAGCGATCGCACTCGGCTGA